A single region of the Syngnathus acus chromosome 6, fSynAcu1.2, whole genome shotgun sequence genome encodes:
- the slc25a18 gene encoding mitochondrial glutamate carrier 1 isoform X2 — protein MYFCHQIVTPPGASQKAGSTGRPGDSIIIIRNACNTINLLSCFVISHLPLWGEVLAGCGAGTCQVVVTTPMEMLKIQLQDAGRLAAQRKVTPAQATAPGSAPSLVAPQPPRPSPALRTSATSITAELLRTRGLAGLYRGAGATLMRDVPFSMIYFPLFANLNALGREKHRNPGEVQAKAPFWQSFVAGCAAGSVAAVAVTPLDVVKTRLQTLQKGEGEDTYRGIVDCTRRIMSREGPSAFLKGAACRALVIAPLFGIAQGVYFLGVGEAVLGFME, from the exons ATGTATTTCTGCCACCAAATTGTCACTCCACCAGGCGCATCTCAAAAGGCTGGAAGTACCGGGAGGCCC GGTgattcaataataataataagaaatgCCTGTAATACAATAAatttgttgtcttgttttgtcaTTAGCCATTTGCCCCTTTGGGGGGAAGTTCTGGCAGGGTGTGGGGCCGGGACATGTCAAGTGGTGGTCACGACTCCCATGGAAATGCTGAAAATCCAACTACAAGATGCAGGGAGGCTGG CTGCCCAGAGGAAAGTCACACCAGCTCAGGCTACTGCTCCTGGTTCCGCTCCATCATTAGTGGCACCCCAGCCGCCCCGGCCCAGTCCTGCCCTACGGACATCTGCCACCAGCATCACAGCGGAGCTGCTGAGGACCCGAGGTCTTGCGGGCCTGTACAGGGGAGCGGGAGCCACCTTAATGAG ggATGTCCCTTTCTCAATGATCTACTTCCCATTGTTTGCCAACCTGAATGCACTGGGGagggaaaaacacagaaatccAGGAGAGGTGCAGGCAAAGGCTCCTTTCTGGCAGTCCTTTGTGGCGGGATGCGCTGCAGGCTCAGTGGCAGCTGTAGCTGTCACACCGCTGGATG TGGTAAAAACTCGACTGCAAACGCTGCAAAAAGGTGAAGGGGAGGACACCTACAGAGGAATTGTAGACTGCACACg GCGCATAATGAGCCGAGAGGGACCCTCAGCATTCCTGAAAGGTGCAGCATGCCGCGCATTGGTCATTGCCCCCCTTTTTGGCATTGCGCAAGGTGTCTACTTTCTGGGTGTTGGGGAAGCAGTATTAGGATTTATGGAATAA